GTAGTAGGTTTGGAACCCCGGACTTCATTTCCGACATGGCTTCGGTCCTTCTCCGCATCGTCCCTTGTCCGAATGTAGCACGTTTGAAATTTTCAAACGCTTCCAAGTGTGATGCGTTGTGAATGGTCTTATCACAAGGCAAACCCCAAaacgatttaaaaaaaaacctataaCCTAAAAGCTTGATTATCAAAATAACATATAACTTGAACCAATATAAAAAAGTTCATTTATCACACTATATATACTTTGTAGGATTTTCTTCTCTCAACTAGACAACTACGTTAAGAAAAGTATTTACTAAATGACTGAATCCTATATATCTCTATGCAAACGGTTTCTCTCTCCCTATCTACTTCATACATCAATCTCTACCGCATCCAAAAGCATATATCTCTAGCAAGCAAAAATCTAAATATCATGTCCACTCACATATATACATAACCTAAACGTGcaatatatacatatttatatttatttgttggCTGTGAGAGCATCAATCATCATGGATGATGATATGTATAACTTCCACTCCACATCCAGTTACACAACATCACCAGAAAACTACCTGATTTCAGATAACCTCATCTTTCACTCATCTGTCCATCCGTTTAGCGGATCCGCTGATTTCTCAGTAGTAACGGATTCGGCTTCGATTGAAACCACTCCGGATCAGATCATTCTTCCGAGACGTCGAATCAACCGACCACAAATTGATGATCATGCTTCTGCCGATGCAATCAAGGAGAGAATTGCATCTCATCCTTTGTATTCGACACTGCTCGACGCTTATATCGACTGTCAGAAGgttttcttttcattttcataACCTGATCAACCCGTAATATTCGAGTTTAAGCCAACTTTAATCCTTTGATTTTCTTGTATATTCACTCAAATTAGTTTTAATTGTGGTAGAtgattatatttatataatcaaTATTACAATATAAACACATGAGATATAAATAATTCTATAAAGGACACTATAGTTTTATTTAGTTCTAGTACTTATCTTCTTTCACAACATGATTTGTTCAtctttataataataataataataatatttttttgatGTTTGTCGCACAGGTGGGAGCGCCACTTGAAGTAGCGCACTTGTTAGACGATATTCGTCACGAAAACGATATTCATAGACGAAACGCTACCGCCTTTAACTGCTTAGGACTCGATCCTGATCTCGACGAGTTCATGGTTCGTCTCTCCGTTACTTTAAAAAAATCATCAAATCACTCGATTACGTCGTACATATATATTTGAACTTTGGAACTTGTTGCTGTATTTGATGATGTAGGAAACTTTCTGCAATTTATTGTTGAAGTATAAATCTGATCTCACTAGGCCTTTTGATGAAGCCACTGTCTTCCTCAGTAACATTGAAACGCAGCTCCGCAATATCGCCATAGGtgcgtgtgtgtatatatatatatatatattatgaaaTTTATTGCATTCTTTGTTGTGTCTGGCTCAAGATAGCATAAGTACCTGGATTACTATGTGACTAGGTATATAGTAAATGAGAGAATAATCAAATGGAAAAGGCTACCTTGTGGCCCATAAAATACCATAGTTCTATACTACTGCTATAGGTTTTCTCTAAAAATGATGGCTTTTaattacataatatatatatttatgtgttGTGTAGTTTCTGGTACTCATCACTTCCTATGAATATATATTCTCATCTGCCACTTAGTCATGTACATAAAATACATAATAAATATCCTGTACTATAAATATCTGAAATAATGGGATGGTATATACATATAGAGAGATGAGTTTCTTTTTCTACCGTTCATTTTTCCTTCTGCTTCATTTAATATGTTAATTTTCCTGTCAGTAAGCGTACGCACGCGTGTTACGTACATATATGTTTGTGTTTTGTTAGGTGATCAAATGATCTATCGCTTTTCCATGTACCTCAACATAAGAAATATAGTCATCACTTAACAAAGAAACAAGAAAGGAAAAGTCCTTGTGTCTAGAATCATGGACCATTGAACAGTAATAGTCAAACATTTTGTTTAATATTTGTTGTTCTGTTGTTTCATGTGTGCAAATCACCTGCGGAGGTAAATTATCTTAAATTCTCGCTAATTTTTTCTAAATTCTATAAGGTTctcactgttttttttttttttcaaacgcgCACACTCGGTTTCTAGGAACCAACAAATGTGGGCTGGATCCGCCCATGCTCTTAATATATATCTGTTCAAGCAAATATTATAATTATGTTATATTTTGGGATGATTTCGATATCAAATTTGGATTCCGTTTGCAATATAAGATCTCATAAAATAAAGTGCTCACAAGAAAGTAGACTTGCATTCGATTAATACCTCTTCTCCTCACGCATGATTAATTGGTGTGATGATCTCTATATATTATAATGTTAAGATAGATTAGAGAATATATGTGAACTGGAGTTATAGTGTTATTATTTGTTTTTCCTTGTTCTTTCTTTTGTGGAGGATTTAATAAGCTATTTAAAACATATAGAGATCACTCATGTTCATTAATAAAGACCCCTCTCTTGATCTTATTTGTAGTTACTTACACATTTAACTCTTGTATATATTATAGTTAAACACTTAGATCAGTTCCTTAGTCGTCTCTGAACCATGTTGAGTTTTCTTTCACTCTTTTAGTGGGTGTTCGGGATTGCTTATCAAAACTACGAATTTGCTTATCGCGTATTCATACATCAATATATACATCGTGAGTGATTGGGAACGTGCACATTGAagttgtttatataaaaaaacaataataaattaataagAAAATAAATTGTTTGAAATAGAAGCTGTAAACTTTTTATCAAAACAAATAATGAACAACTTTGGCTGATCTTATTGAAGTTGGTAGTAATTGATCCACATTTTTAAGACCCTTTAACTACATTTTCTGCACTAAGTTCATTTATTTTGCATGCTGCTgaaatttcatttatttatttatgtttatagATTTTCCCTTTCTTTATCTTCAGCTTTGATTTTGTCACGTGTTTAAGTTTTTCTGGTAGGCTAATTTTCATTTCTAGTGCATTAAATTCTCTGGTCTTCGTACAGGGTTCTTTGAATTATTTGTAACGTGTGCATTTAGCATTGGCTTTCTTGAGACACTTTTCCTGTAGCTTTTGACTGGTTTTGTTTATTTAAGTTTTCTTTACAAATTTTTAAAAAGCTCTTAGGGgagggggtggttcactagtgatagaatttatcactcacaagcaccaatcaagttccatCATAtcatcgaccatttttccatcactcacaaccttttttagtgggggtggtcatcactcatcaccacacccaacaatttcccccaaccaacaaatacccTCACAAATAAAACCATCATGGCGTGGAAAAAATAACGAAAATGGAATTGCGTTAATGTATCACGTGTGGAACTTTATGCCGGCGGTGGGAACAATGTGGCCATCACGCgttatacaaaagtataacgtgACCGCCCCTTGTTGCCTTACTGTAAACAAAAGAAAACATTATATGAATAAGAAAGCTACACCTTTAAGCTTATAAGTTTGAAGAAATATATGTTCCGAAAAGAGAAGCCATATGAATAAACCAGCTGAATATCTAATGATGCAAATATTTGATTCTCTTTACCGTTTAAATTATTTCCTGTAGCTTTTGACTAGCACCGCATCTCC
This genomic stretch from Helianthus annuus cultivar XRQ/B chromosome 8, HanXRQr2.0-SUNRISE, whole genome shotgun sequence harbors:
- the LOC110871677 gene encoding homeobox protein knotted-1-like 6; protein product: MDDDMYNFHSTSSYTTSPENYLISDNLIFHSSVHPFSGSADFSVVTDSASIETTPDQIILPRRRINRPQIDDHASADAIKERIASHPLYSTLLDAYIDCQKVGAPLEVAHLLDDIRHENDIHRRNATAFNCLGLDPDLDEFMETFCNLLLKYKSDLTRPFDEATVFLSNIETQLRNIAIDEGGNISSEEEVISGGETADSTQELKDKLLRRFGGRRISSLKQEFTKKKKKGKLPKEATRTLLAWWNSHNKWPYPTEADKIALAETTGLDPKQINNWFINQRKRHWNPSESLQLAIMGGLPVPDQYINND